The Corylus avellana chromosome ca8, CavTom2PMs-1.0 genome has a segment encoding these proteins:
- the LOC132189582 gene encoding putative UPF0481 protein At3g02645 — protein MSSDIEAMEVEPTKLSFDQEWVIQISRALEEDLQDNDDEDLPVSIFNVPKTLISLKPDAYIPQLIALGPYHHQRPELFEMEHYKLTSAKRVQKNLQQIQFCHLVNHISQSDSILRACYHRFLEFDQETLAWIFAIDTSFLLEYLQTYSAEWEGSVMRISSKMAHLIDYARRKTAHHAILRDVIKLENQVPLFLLREVYSFYPREDHDESLATMLMGFCKGLSPIKYINYQHFREECFERAHLLQLLYHMVAPKLQLVLDCEQEEPKAEEEIGWFRKAMKSFLTTLIYINLAPLRLLSKMCKSKAATILVTLPFTIISCLFNLKNKGAISNLMSSAGSVAEEVESASHEMEVELSPLVEEIAIPSVTQLHKIGVKFCPVKGGLESINFNKSCGNFYLPVIHLDDNSEVVLRNLVAYEACIAPEMMIFTRYTELMNGIIDGEEDVRILREAGIILNRLKSDGEVATLWNGMTKSVRATKVPILDKAIEGANAYYSESWKVRMNVTMKKYVFASWPCLSFLAANILILMYTLQAACSIYNCSKWMAAL, from the coding sequence ATGTCTTCTGACATAGAAGCCATGGAAGTGGAACCAACAAAACTTAGCTTTGACCAAGAATGGGTTATACAGATAAGTCGAGCCCTAGAAGAAGACCTACAAGACAACGATGATGAAGACCTTCCGGTGAGCATCTTCAACGTACCCAAAACCCTAATATCTCTCAAACCAGATGCATACATTCCACAGCTAATAGCCCTTGGCCCATACCATCACCAGCGGCCTGAACTTTTCGAGATGGAGCACTACAAGCTCACTTCAGCTAAAAGAGTTCAAAAGAATCTCCAGCAAATCCAATTCTGCCACTTGGTCAACCATATTTCCCAAAGTGATAGCATTCTCCGCGCTTGCTACCACCGCTTCTTGGAGTTCGACCAGGAAACACTCGCGTGGATATTCGCCATCGATACTTCCTTCTTGTTGGAGTATCTCCAAACCTACTCTGCTGAATGGGAAGGCTCGGTTATGCGAATCTCTTCTAAGATGGCACATTTGATCGACTATGCAAGGAGGAAAACCGCACACCACGCTATCCTTAGGGATGTTATTAAGCTGGAAAACCAAGTCCCTCTCTTTTTGCTCAGAGAAGTTTATAGTTTTTATCCGCGTGAAGATCATGACGAATCATTAGCCACCATGCTAATGGGTTTTTGCAAAGGTCTATCCCCCATCAAGTACATTAATTACCAACATTTTAGAGAAGAATGCTTCGAGAGAGCCCATTTGCTACAACTTCTCTACCACATGGTTGCACCAAAGCTCCAACTTGTACTTGACTGTGAGCAGGAGGAGCCGAAAGCGGAGGAAGAAATTGGTTGGTTTAGAAAAGCCATGAAATCATTCTTGACTACACTGATTTATATTAACTTGGCCCCGCTCCGCCTTCTCAGTAAAATGTGCAAGTCGAAGGCAGCCACGATTTTAGTTACTCTGCCATTTACAATCATCTCGTGTCTTTTTAATCTCAAAAACAAAGGTGCTATAAGCAATCTCATGTCATCGGCTGGAAGCGTGGCCGAAGAGGTGGAAAGTGCATCTCATGAGATGGAAGTCGAATTAAGTCCTTTGGTCGAAGAGATTGCAATCCCAAGCGTGACACAGCTTCATAAAATTGGTGTCAAATTTTGTCCTGTAAAGGGTGGCTTGGAATCCATAAATTTCAACAAGTCTTGTGGTAATTTTTACCTTCCCGTTATTCATTTGGATGATAACTCGGAAGTTGTGCTGAGGAACCTCGTGGCCTATGAGGCATGTATTGCACCGGAGATGATGATTTTTACACGTTACACGGAATTGATGAATGGAATAATTGATGGCGAGGAGGATGTGAGGATTCTTCGAGAGGCAGGGATCATCTTGAACCGCCTCAAAAGCGATGGAGAAGTCGCAACGCTTTGGAATGGCATGACGAAGTCTGTGAGGGCAACGAAAGTTCCAATTCTGGACAAGGCCATTGAAGGTGCAAATGCTTATTACTCGGAGAGTTGGAAGGTGAGGATGAACGTGACGATGAAGAAGTACGTCTTTGCTTCATGGCCATGTCTTTCATTTTTAGCAGCGAACATTCTGATATTGATGTATACTCTGCAGGCTGCTTGCTCCATATACAATTGCTCCAAATGGATGGCAGCTCTATGA
- the LOC132190161 gene encoding uncharacterized protein LOC132190161, producing MKKANPRELNPYLKDDGSGYLEETDGSTATRDRLLSSSVVGDGGASWRLKALKRAREQADREGGKLDEVVEERWGSLGQLTVSLASRRAAPSHAHLHAIKDRKRGLTEERSTGSGKESQMDVKKKNDAHYLKDVSFQYHDVSLSWGKRSKDAGLISAAVSSLNKFYNDGSFMREVFQRQNNDPGESVSPSLSSANQLAAKALQLRVKGKHEEANKLQQEAEKIRAKQGAGRQQKKGSSSRYIMKDRSVRQKKDVDDGDMHLARKIVQNKQFTPYGQADDHEYDFEDGPTRKAQQKAGGNEQKVKKKMSHLLTQQERCVFCFENPKGPKHLIVSIANFTYLTLPHRQPVVPGHCCIVPLQHESATRTVDDNVWEEIRNFKKCLILMFDKQEKDVVFLETVMGLAQQRCHCLIECIPLPREIAEEAPLYFKQEIDEATSWWSQHNAKKLIDTSEKGGLRGAIPKNFPYFHVEFGISKGFLHVIDDETQFKSSFGLNVIRGLLKLPEEEMHRSQRYDSGELRREAVKSFVKDWEPFDWTKQLHS from the exons ATGAAGAAAGCAAATCCCAGGGAATTGAATCCATATTTGAAGGATGACGGCAGTGGTTATCTAGAAGAGACTGATGGGAGCACAGCCACCAGGGACCGACTTTTGTCTTCTTCAGTTGTCGGAGATGGAGGTGCCAGCTGGAGACTCAAAGCGTTGAAGCGTGCACGAGAACAAGCAGATCGAGAAGGGGGAAAGCTTGACGAG GTTGTTGAAGAACGGTGGGGTTCTCTTGGTCAACTGACTGTGTCTCTAGCATCTCGTAGAGCTGCTCCTTCTCATGCTCATCTACATGCAATAAAAGATAGAAAGAGAGGGCTAACTGAGGAACGGTCAACAGGTTCAGGAAAAGAAAGTCAGATGGATGTAAAAAAG AAGAATGATGCGCACTACTTGAAGGATGTATCTTTTCAGTATCATGATGTATCTTTATCGTGGGGAAAACGGTCTAAGGATGCTGGCCTTATCTCGGCTGCAGTATCTAGTTTAAATAAGTTTTACAACGATGGAAGCTTTATGCGGGAAGTTTTTCAGCGGCAGAACAATGATCCTGGTGAATCTGTTTCACCGAGCCTATCTAGTGCAAACCAGTTGGCAGCTAAAGCTCTTCAGCTTCGTGTGAAAGGAAAGCATGAAGAAGCCAATAAACTTCAA CAAGAAGCAGAGAAGATTAGGGCAAAGCAGGGTGCTGGTAGACAACAGAAAAAGGGAAGCTCAAGCAG ATATATTATGAAGGACAGATCTGTTCGACAAAAGAAGGATGTGGATGATGGTGATATGCATCTAGCTCGAAAGATAGTGCAGAACAAACAATTTACCCCGTATGGTCAAGCAGATGATCATGAGTATGATTTTGAAGATGGTCCTACAAGGAAAGCTCAGCAGAAGGCCGGAGGTAATGAGCAGAAGGTTAAGAAGAAAATGTCCCATCTCTTAACTCAACAAGAGCGCTGTGTTTTTTGCTTTGAGAATCCCAAGGGGCCAAAACATCTTATTGTGTCGATAGCAAATTTCACATACTTGACGTTGCCACATAGGCAGCCTGTGGTGCCTGGTCATTGCTGCATTGTACCGCTGCAG CATGAATCGGCCACGAGAACTGTTGACGACAACGTGTGGGAAGAAATTCGCAATTTCAAGAAATGCCTTATTTTGATGTTTGATAAGCAAGAGAAGGATGTAGTGTTTCTTGAGACAGTGATGGGGTTGGCACAACAACGCTGCCATTGTTTGATTGAGTGTATTCCTTTGCCCCGAGAAATCGCCGAAGAGGCTCCTTTATACTTTAAACAG GAAATTGATGAAGCTACAAGTTGGTGGAGCCAACATAATGCAAAGAAGCTTATTGATACAAGTGAAAAGGGGGGGTTGCGTGGTGCAATCCCCAAAAACTTTCCTTATTTTCACGTTGAGTTTGGTATTTCCAAGGGATTTCTGCATGTTATTGATGATGAAACACAGTTCAAAAGCAGCTTCGGCCTTAATGTGATAAGAGGCCTGCTTAAATTGCCGGAGGAAGAAATGCACCGTAGCCAAAGGTATGATTCCGGTGAGCTTCGAAGGGAAGCAGTTAAAAGCTTTGTCAAAGACTGGGAACCTTTTGATTGGACAAAACAGCTTCACAGTTAA